Proteins encoded by one window of Ovis canadensis isolate MfBH-ARS-UI-01 breed Bighorn chromosome 14, ARS-UI_OviCan_v2, whole genome shotgun sequence:
- the LOC138418236 gene encoding sulfotransferase 2A1-like, which produces MTGKFVWFEGIPFPSADYSPELLREVQESFLVKDEDVLLLTFPKSGTNWLIETVCLIYSKGDPKWVQSEPIWDRSPWVETRTGYELLKEKEGPRLISSHLPIQLFPKSFFKSKAKMVYLVRNPRDVFVSGYFFWRSAKFVKRPQSLEQYFEWFIQGNMPFGSWFDHTRGWMSMRDKENFLVLSYEEMKWDTRSTVEKICQFLGKKLEPEELNSVLKNSSFQVMKENNMSNFSLLKGQYLEENGHLLRKGMTGDWKNYFTVAQAETFDKLFREKMADLPQELFPWE; this is translated from the exons ATGACGGGAAAGTTTGTGTGGTTTGAAGGGATACCCTTCCCAAGTGCGGATTACTCACCTGAACTCCTGAGAGAGGTGCAGGAGAGTTTCCTTGTTAAAGATGAGGATGTCTTACTGCTGACTTTCCCCAAATCAG GAACAAACTGGTTGATTGAAACTGTCTGCTTGATTTACTCCAAGGGGGATCCCAAGTGGGTCCAATCTGAGCCCATTTGGGACCGCTCCCCCTGGGTAGAGACTAGGACTGGGTATGAATTACTAAAGGAGAAGGAAGGCCCACGTCTCATCAGTTCTCACCTACCCATCCAACTCTTCCCCAAGTCTTTCTTCAAATCCAAGGCCAAG atggTCTACCTCGTCCGAAATCCCAGAGATGTTTTTGTGTCTGGTTATTTTTTCTGGAGGAGTGCAAAATTTGTTAAGAGACCACAGTCACTAGAACAATACTTTGAATGGTTCATCCAAGGAAACA TGCCATTTGGATCATGGTTCGACCACACTCGGGGCTGGATGTCCATGAGAGACAAGGAGAACTTCCTGGTACTGAGCTATGAAGAGATGAAATGG GACACGAGGAGCACTGTGGAGAAGATCTGCCAATTCCTGGGCAAGAAACTAGAACCAGAAGAACTGAACTCAGTCCTCAAAAACAGTTCTTTCCAAGTCATGAAAGAAAACAATATGTCCAATTTTTCCCTCCTGAAGGGTCAGTATTTAGAGGAGAATGGACATCTTTTGaggaaag GGATGACTGGGGACTGGAAAAATTACTTCACGGTGGCCCAAGCTGAAACCTTTGATAAACTATTCCGGGAGAAGATGGCAGACCTTCCGCAAGAGCTGTTCCCGTGGGAATAA